A stretch of the Arachis stenosperma cultivar V10309 chromosome 6, arast.V10309.gnm1.PFL2, whole genome shotgun sequence genome encodes the following:
- the LOC130935070 gene encoding uncharacterized protein LOC130935070, with the protein MEGIEHRSVEVNGINMHVAEKGQGPVVLFLHGFPDLWYSWRHQILALSDRGYRCVAPDLRGFGDTDAPASVDSYNGFHVVGDLVALIQSLQVEQVYLVGHDWGALIGWYLCMFRPQLIKAYVCLSVPFPRRNPTVPTVDSMRALYGDDYYICRFQEEDKVEAEMAQVGAEYVVKNIITTRKTGPPIFPKGEYGTAFNPDMKQDLPSWLTQQDLAYFVSKFEKTGFTGGLNYYRNFNKNWELTAPWSGAKIKVPVKFIAGELDSVYTSLGMKDYIESGGFKEDVPGLEEVIIQSGVAHFNNQETPHDITNHIYNFITKF; encoded by the exons ATGGAGGGAATAGAACACAGAAGCGTGGAAGTGAATGGCATCAACATGCATGTTGCAGAGAAAGGGCAAGGCCCTGTGGTGCTCTTCCTCCACGGCTTCCCAGATCTCTGGTACTCCTGGCGCCACCAGATTCTCGCTCTCAGCGACAGAGGGTACCGCTGCGTTGCGCCCGATCTTCGCGGCTTCGGGGACACCGATGCTCCTGCTTCCGTGGACAGCTACAATGGCTTCCACGTAGTGGGTGACCTTGTTGCACTTATTCAGTCTCTTCAAGTGGAGCAAGTGTACCTGGTGGGTCATGATTGGGGTGCACTCATCGGTTGGTACCTCTGCATGTTTCGCCCTCAACTTATCAAAGCTTATGTATGTCTCAGTGTTCCTTTCCCCCGAAGAAACCCCACCGTTCCCACCGTTGACTCCATGCGTGCTCTCTATGGAGATGACTACTATATCTGCAGATTTCAG GAAGAAGACAAAGTGGAAGCTGAGATGGCTCAAGTTGGGGCTGAGTATGTGGTCAAGAACATAATTACAACTCGCAAGACGGGTCCTCCAATATTCCCTAAGGGAGAGTATGGAACCGCTTTCAATCCTGATATGAAACAAGACTTGCCTTCCTGGCTCACTCAACAAGATCTTGCTTATTTTGTCTCCAAATTCGAGAAGACAGGTTTCACCGGAGGATTGAATTACTATAGGAATTTTAACAA GAACTGGGAGCTGACGGCACCATGGAGTGGAGCGAAGATCAAAGTGCCGGTGAAATTCATAGCAGGTGAGTTGGACTCGGTATACACATCGTTAGGGATGAAAGATTATATTGAGAGTGGAGGTTTCAAGGAAGATGTGCCAGGTTTGGAGGAAGTCATTATTCAATCAGGAGTGGCCCACTTCAACAACCAGGAGACACCACATGATATCACTAATCACATTTACAACTTCATTACCAAGTTCTGA